GACGCTCACTCCTATTTGCTGCCGTTTTACGGTAATACCGTTTTCCATCATCTTACAGCGGAAAAAAATTATAGTCAACCTATGCATATTAAAAAACAAAGAATGGTATTTTCTTTATGTTAGGTCTTATGGAGACGATAGTTAAAAACTATTTAAGCGTATTTTTTATTTTTTAAAAGGAAAATGAGACCATTTAGCGAATTGGCGTATTATAGCAACCAAGTGCCGGCATTTTTGTAAATGCTGGCTATTTGTCTTTTTGCGGGCGATAACCTAAAGATAAGTATTGCTCTGCATCCCGGCAGGGTGGGAGATTGATTGGAGGAAGCCAATGGGAGATGATAAGGATTTTGGATTTGGCTTATTTGGCGAGTTCAGTATCAATAAGATACCGTTTATATTTTCTTACATCGCTTCCTCACCCTCTACCCTCCGGGCACACGGCGGGCACACAGCTAAAAAAAAGGTTATGGCGGGAAAATGGGTCAATCAAGACGAACATACTTTAAGCTTGCTTAGTGTGGGGGAATCCTTTAATCAGGGAAATCTTAAACTTGAGATACCCGATGTTTTTGATGATTGGCCGTTTGTCTTAGACAGTATCGGGCTGTCCTACAATTTTGGCGAACACCAATTAACGCTGGAGATTAAGGTACGGGAGTATGGCGCCTTAACCATATCCACCGGGGGCGGGGATGTTCGAACCTACGCCTTTGGACTGGAGCTGGAGAATGCCTTTTTTTATTTGCGCCGGCTTCCTGTGATCGGGTCATATTTATCCGGCGAGGATGGCGTCGGTATCAAGACCTTTGACGTTGAGTTTAAGCCCGGCAATTATATAAAGATTGGTTCGCTGGCTAAATTGGTCATCCAAAACAATGCCTACGATCTTGATATATCTTATCAATATGATCTTCCGCATAAAAATTACCTGTTCCAGGAGGAGGAAAAGAAGCAATCCTCGGTTCATTGGCTTAATTTCCAGAAAGAGCTGGGCTTCTTGTCCTTTCACCGGATCGGCTTTTCCCTGGAGGGGCATAAGATATATCTGTATTTGGATGTGAGCTTCTTCTTATCGGTTATTACGGTCGATGTCCTTGGCCTGAATATCGGGATTCCCATGGATAAGAAGGAAAGCTTCAGCTTTGGCCTGCAGGGCCTGGCGTTAAGCCTGTCGAAGCCCCCCCTGTATCTGGCGGGCGGCCTGTATATTTCCAAGGATGGAGATATGCAGGTATACAGCGGCATGATCCAGATCCGCTGCGACAAATTCGGGCTGGCCGCGCTTGGCTTATATGGACAGGCTCCCAACGGCGATACGACGCTGTTCATATATGGATTAATTTCGATACCCCTGGGCGGGCCTCCGTATTTCTACATCAAGGGCTTGGCCGGCGGTTTTGGCTTTAACAGAGAGATCATTCTGCCTTCGGATGTTGCCAAAGTAAGGGAGTTTCCTTTTGTTGCAATTGCTTTGGGAAATGAAACAAAGTTGAAAAAAGGGGATACTCCCGGCGAAGTGCTTAAGAAAATGCAGCAGCAAATCATATATAAGAAGAGTCAATATTTTGTTACGGTGGGCGTAAGCTTTGCCTCCTTCGGAGTCATTGAATCCTTTATCCTTCTGAATATCCAGTTTGGCGCCCGCTTTGAGGCGTCTATTCTGGGAATATCCAGTTTGGCGCTGCCGCCCAAGGTCTCGCCCGTGAATCCAATCGGTTACGCTGAGCTGGCCGTCAAGGCGGTTTTGGCTCCCGATGACGGCGAGTTCAGCATTATGGCGGCTTTGACCAGTGAATCATATTTGTTTGATAAAAACTGCAAGCTGACCGGAGGCTTTGCCGCGGCTTTCTGGTGGAAAGGCGATTATGCCGGAGATTTTGTCATTACCGTCGGCGGCTATCATCCGGAATTTGTTAACAAGCATTATCCGAAGATTGACCGGGTGGGCATTAACTGGAAAATAGACGACCATCTTTCCCTGAAGGGCGGCGCTTATTTCGCCCTGACTCCTTCCTGCATCATGGCGGGGGGAGAGCTTTCCATTACCTATGAATGGGGGAAGCTGAAGGCCTGGGTATATGCTAGAGCCGATTTTCTGCTGCAATGGAAGCCGTTTCATTATGATATTGCCATAGGGGCCAGTATTGGAGCGTCTTACCGGGTGGATTTTTTATTTGTCCATCATACCTTCACCATCGAGCTTGGCGCGGATATGCATATCTGGGGCCCGGACTTCCAAGGGGTAGTACATATCAAGTGGTTTATCATCTCTTTTACCATTACGTTTGGCAAGCAGCAGGGCGATTATAAGCAGACAATTGATTGGACGGAATTTCATGATAGTTTTCTGCCGCAAAAGGAGCATAAAGCTGCCCTGCCAGGCAATGACGCCGGGGATGAAGGACTGCGGCTGATTGACATCAAGGTGACCGGCGGCTTGCTGAAAGAGCTTCCGGAGAAGAAATCCAATTTGGTAAGCGCGCATTACCTGAGGCTGGAGATACATACCGGCCTCCCCTGCACGGATGTTTTGGTCAATAACGCAACCAAGAGAGCCTATACGAACGGCTTGGGAATTGTTCCAATGGGCATCGCGGGCTATACCTCTTGCCTGAATATTACGCTGTGCCGTGAAGGGGAGACGGATGGCGTACCGGTTGAGGCGGAGGTAGTTACCGGGAATATTCCCTCCGCGCTATGGGGAACCGCAAAGCCGGATAAAAACAGCGGGTTAATAGCCGGGGTTCCCATGGGGGCCGTCTTAAGCTGTCCGGCCAACAGCCCGGAGGGCATATTGCCGCCGGACGGCAAGCTTTATAAAATGCGAACGCTGACTCAAAATGAATATCTGGAAATTCAAGGCTTCCAATGGACAACTCCGCTTCCGGCGGAGGGGAAGAAGTACGACGAACAGCAAGCCTTTACGATTCTGGCGTCTACCATCTGCGCCGGGAGCGAGGTGAGAAAGCAGCTGTTGGATGCCCTGTCCGGTGTTTTTTCTGTGCGCAGAGAACACCAAAACAATATAAAGAGATGGGCGGAGCATGCAGGCGATATATTACTGGCGCGGCCGGTCCTGAAAACGACAGGCGATTGGCATACGGAAACGCCGCAAAACAGGGAGGTATAAAAGGTGAGTGATGAGAGCGGTTCGGTTGTATTTGCCAGGAAAGCGGCGCCTCCCCTGGCCAAGGGCGATTATGTCGTGGAGGTTGCCCAATCGACTCAAAATATCGCGGATTGCAAGATTGCCAATGCGCAGCTGAAGATAACCGTAAGCTGTGACGGCTTCGCGTTGAGTAGGGATGAGATATATTCCGTATATCCTCCCGACAATGCCGTGGGAACCTTTCATTTGGTCATACCGCACGCGGTATTCAAGCGGCGCACTCTTCCCTGGGAGCGCCGCATCACCGGCGGAAAATCGGCGGCGGAGTTTAAAGAGCTGCCCTGGCTGGCGCTGCTGGTATTTGATGAAACGGAAGATGCGCAATATAAAACAATGTCCCGCCGGGAAGCGTTTAAAAAGCTTCCGGGATACTATTGCCCCTTGCCGGCCGTGTGCCCGGAGGGTGCGGCGGAGGAGGTTACCGGGGAGGACTGCGGCGTATTGGATATTGAGGCGCAGCTTTTTCATGCGGTCTGCCCGGGCAAGGAAGACCTTGTCTATATGTCCCACGCCAAGGGCGTCAGCCTGGATGACAAAGTGACGGACAGCACCGTGATTGATGACTGGTTTTCCTGCGCGCTGGCCAACCGCTATTTGGAGGGAACTTCAGGGGAAGCCGTAAAGCAGACGGCCTACGTCGTATCCCTGGAATACTTCGGGGAGTATCTGGATAAAACACCGGCGGAGCGGGCGGCGATGACGGAAAGCACGGTGCGGATTCCCGTGCTGTACAGCTGGCCTTTTTATGTGCGGCAAGAAGACTTTGATTTTGCGTCCGTGTTTAAAGGGCTGAACGCGGACTGCCTCATTACGGCCGCCGCCAAAGAGGCCGGGGGAAACAACCTGTTGGCCATGGGCTATACACTGCTTGACCATGAGCTGCGGGAGGGCAGTAAAACGGTGTCCTGGTACAGGGGGCCCTTAACCCCTTGCGGGATACCGTTGCAAGCCCATATCCCCGGGTGCTTTGCGGACGCGCTGCTTAGATATGACCCCGCAACCGGTATGTTTGACACCGCTTATAGCGCGGCCTGGCAGCTGGGCAGAATGCTCGCCCTGCGCAGCAAAGCCTTTGCCGCCGCCATGGAGAAATGGAGATACACGCATAAGCGAGAGGCGGCAAGATTAAAGAATGAAAGGCTTCTGTCGGATAAAATAGGCTCCGATACCCGGGCTGCCGTGCAGTCCATGCTGGAGACATTCCTGGACAGTCAGGAGCGGCAGGAAGCTCTGAAAAACGGGGGGCGGGGGAAATGAGAAAAAGCTGGGTATCCAAAACGAATGATTACGCGGATCTTTTTAAATTTCTGCGCCCGGGAAACGCGGATATTGATTTTCCGCAGCCGGTCATCGAGCAGCTAAGCAGATGGAGTATCTTAAATGATGTGCCCTTCCAGTATTATGTCCCGCGGGAAGACATGCTGCCGCGGGAAACGGTGAGATTTTTCCATGTGGATCACAACTGGCTGCTTAGTCTGCTGGATGGCGCCTGCAGCATAGGCAGGACCACGCATATCGACTACACCCACGATATGGAGATTATTGGACAGGTTTATCTGGAAGCCCTGGCGCAGAATGTGAATGTGCGCAGAAAGCTGCAGCGTAAACCGGAGCTTGTATCAAGCGCCGGGGACGCCTTTCCGGTATGTACGGGCTTTCTGCTCCGGTCCGAGCTGGTGAGGGGATGGCGGGGGCTGGAGTTTAAAGCCTACGACAGCTGTACGGATACAACGCCCGCCCATGAGCTTAGGGCAATCCGTATTGAGACCTTAAGCGAGAGTGTGCTTCTGGTTATTTACCGGGGCTTGATTAAGCGGGTAGAGATTGCCCAGCCGCCGGAAGGGCTGCATTACGGGTTTGCCGCGGGATATACAAAGAGTCTGCGGTATCTGTCTTCGGGAGAAATCATCTATAAAGAGACACAAGGGGTAAAGGAAGCGGTTACCGTTCCCATCACTGTGAAAAGTCACCGGGTAATTGATTGGCGGCAGTCGGCCCATAGCATAGCCGGGGCATTATCCCAGGCTGCGCCAGAGGAGCCGACGCCTAAGGAGGATGCCGCCTTAATCGCGCTGCAGATGATCCAGAACGCCTATACCGGAGTTATTAAGCATTCTGGGCAAGATAATCCTTGATATTAACCAGCTTCATCCGTTCCAGGATCTTCTTTTTATCGGTTTTCCAGATAGCCACGGATACTTCTTTTAAATTGAAAATGGAAAAGTTGGCCGGGAAAAGTCCTTCCGTTATGATAACTAACTGAAAAGCATATTCGAATTGATTCGTGGCTCCCTCATCCGGTTTGGCAGGATCGGGTCCCGGCGTATGGCAGTAATAAAGGAAGGCTTGCTGAAGTTTAACCCGAATGGCAGTGGGGTCAAAGCTTTCAAGTTTATTATCGGGTTGAACCGATTTCAAATCATCAAGGGATTTGGTTAAATCCGCCGCTTCCACTTTCGGTACGTCGGCAGCGCCGGATTTGTTAATTAAGTCATTTACTTGATCAACCATCTCCTTGATGGACATGCTGTTATCCGTATCCGGCGCGGTGGGGATAATTAAGAATTCATAGCTTGAGCCGGTTTTGGAGAAGGCGGCCGTCAGATCAGTGCCGATTAAGGTAAAGGAGATACCGGCTAATATGTTGGTTGCCACGGGAGCGGGGGCAGGGTCGGCGAACATGGCCGCAGTGGTAGGGGATGATACGGTTACTTGATTTTCGTCCATTTTCATGGCTCCTTTCATGGAATATGTTGGTTATTCTTTGCTACCTATATCATGCTCTCACCGCATATGGTTGTCAATGATTTTAGTAAACTTATAATGAAGAAAATAATATTGGAAGGAGATGCAAAATGATGACGAAAGCGGACGCTCTGAAACTGGCGGTATTGGACGAAACAAAAAGACATAATGGAAGCCTGAAGCTGAACCCTCAGAATCAACAACATTTTGACTATCTGGTGGAGATCCTCGGCGGAACCGACAAAATCAAAAAGAAGGCGCCGGGCGTTTATGCGCTTTTGCAAAAGCAAAGCAAAGAGGGGTTAAAAGACGGTTCACCGGGCAAATTGAACGGCTTATATGACAGCGTGAAGGTTCGCAATATGGTTTTTTACGGCCGGGATGCCAATGAATTACGGGATGAACCCGTACAGTTCCGGATTGACTCCGATGTATCAGCCAGCTATGTCGCTCCCAAGGAAGGCATTATTGTTAATATTGATGTGTTCGATGAGGATGGGCGGCCTATTTTTAATGATATAGCGGATGTCGATCAACCGGTGGATAATGTATATTCGGCCGCTTTCCCCTGTGCTATTGCCCGGGAGCTTCCGGAGGAAGGAAAAACATACCAGGTAATGGCTACCTTTATAGCGGCCGGGCAAGCCTCAAACGGCCGGACGCTGCTGCAAAGCCAGACGTCGTACTTATCTCAGGTTTATATCGCCAAACAGGATAGTTTTGTAGATGCGTTTAAGACGGTCAGTCCAATCCTGAAGAGAGATGTGAGTAAGGACAGCCCGGAATATAGAGATCTGGTAAAAGATAAAATTGTGGTTGCCTACCAGCGGTCCAGTGTAATTAAAAATTGGGATTATTCTACCGATCAAGACTTGATCACCGGTTCCGGAGATGATGAAAAGATACAGGTGTGGCTTCCGGTAGAGTTTAGCTTTTCCGTAAAAGGCGATTATTTTATCGGGCGCAAGGGAGCGGATGGGAAGCCGGACCCGCAAGCGGGTTATCTGGATAAGGAAACAGGATTTCGACTGGAAATTGAACGTTTGGACGGCAAGGGCGGCGTTGTACATAATTTTTGTAATTTTGAGGATATCAAGCAGACGGTGGAGGAGTTTGATAAGGATGGCTACCCGCGAAAGGTTAGCTGGAAAATGCCGGAGCTTTGGCATGATGTTTTGCTCAGGCAAGGGCTGGTCAACCGGTTCACCGGCGCGGATATCTATTCCTGCTTTCATATGCAGGTATCCGCCAAGAAAAAGGATTTGGATGTGGTGACTACCTTGATTATGGAAAGCATGAAGGTCACCCCGACCCCAACCACGCTCCAAAGCAAGGCGCTCTACATTCAGTGGGGCTGCCTGGATGGGGATACAATGATTTGCCTGGCCGGCGGCAGCCAAAAGCGGATTAAGGATATTCAGCTCGGCGACCTGGTTTATTCCATGGATAAAGCGCCCGCCAAGGTTATTAACATTTATTCCGGAACGGACAACAGCATTTACAGGCTAACCACGGAGAGCGGAAAAACCGTGCTGGCATCCAAAACTCATCCGCTTTTCATTGACGGAGAGATGAAGAAGGCGTGTGATGTGCGAATCGGCGACCGTATCCTGACCAGGGACGGCTATGAGACAGTTATGACCGTCCATATCAATGCAAAATATAGAAAGAAGGTATATAACCTCGTATTTGAGAAAGAGACCGCCTTCTTTGGCAATGATATCGTAGTGGGAGATTTTGCCGCCCAGCAAAGACTGGAGAGGGTATTGAGCTGTCAGGAAGAAAAGCCGGAATTTTCCGAGGCAACGGTCGGCCTCTATAAAGAAATGAAACTATTGGCGCAAAGGGAACAGGAGATAGTTTACGCCGGCTGCGCGGTTCCGGAGAGCTATGGGCTGCATTATTTCGCGGTAAAAACAATCGCTCTGCTGGCCGGCTTTGCCGAGGGGGATGCCCAGCGAATCGCGGAATATTCCCAGTTTACCGGCGACCAAGCGGCGGAGGGAAGCATTTCCGTCAGTGAAATACCGGAGGAACTTCAGGATATTTGCACCAGGCAGGGGGACCACTGGGATGTTCCCGTCTATCCCACGGCGATGAAGGACTGGAATGATTTAAATGAGGTTAGGAAAAAGACCGTGCAGGAGAAAATATTAACGCCTTTTCATTATTACGCGCCGGATGTCAAGGCTGCCGGAGAGGATGACCCGGGATACCGTGTCGTATTTAATCCCGCAAGGCTGCAGAAGAGTATGCGGGAGGTAGTAAAGGCATATCAAAAGGCGGTGAGCGGCCAGGACGCCGATTTACAGAAAGCCTGCCTGATGAAGCTTGGCATGCTCATGCACATCCTGTGCGATACCTATCTGCACCAAAATCTTTGCGGAATCGATAACTGGAGAAATAATCTTACCTTAATTAAAGCCAACAGTGATGTCTCCTATGCGGATTTAACCGGCCGGTACAAATGGGCGGACGGCTCCGGGGTAACACCGGCGGGTCATACCCAGGTTAAGTATGTCTGCAATGACAGCTGGGTGAATTACATCTATGGCTACCCTCTGAAAAAAGAGGACAAAAAGCCTTATACGGCCACCTTTACTTGCCGGAATGACAGCGGCTTGTTAACCGCGTGCAAGGTTGTTTATGGGATATTATTGGATTGCCTTAATAGAGGTCCCGTGGATGAGGGATACTGGTCTTCTACCGTCTCGCCGGTTTTATTCGATGGCTTTCATCAGGAGACCAGGAATTTTAATCAATTAGTGAGCACATGGACGAACCGATATCCGGCCGGCAATTATCAATATGACGGGGCGGAAATATTTGACCGGCTGAAGAACGGCGACCCCGGGCAGCCCGAGGACCCCGAAAAGCATTATGAATTGTTCCAGTATACTTTATTTGTCTCACAGCTGTTGAAAACCTCCGCACAAAGTCTGGCGGCGGAGAGCAAGTCAAGCATTAAGCTTCTGAAAGCAAAAGAAAAGGATGGGAAATACGTCATTAAGCCGAAAAAGAAGAAGTATACCATGGAAGTCAAGGGATCACTGCCGTTTTTAAGTACCGGATTATCAAGTCTCACCCTGGAACTGTATGATATGCAGACTTCAAGAGTCATTCAGACCGCGGTGCACAGCGGCAAGGGCAATTCAGTTACCACCGGACTGGAGCTGGATAAGGATATGGTATCGCCGGAGGCGGTGTATCTGCTGCGCGCTGCCTTTGATTATGCAGACAAAAAAAATAACGCGCATAGCGAAACACAAGATTTTAATATCGTATTCCAACAATACCCTAGTGGGCACACAGTAAATAAAGGCAAAACGGAGGGCGCAGGATAAATGGCGGATACATTGCTGATACCTGTGGATGTCAGAGCAATCATGGTAGGGGCCAATCCCACGGTACATGTATATTCCAATATGGAAAATAATTTTATGGCCCTGTATAAGGATTCATTTGATAACAACATAGAAAGCGCTTTGTTTCAGGTAAAAGCACAGGAGAGGACAGGTATCCACCTGCACTGGAGCCTTCCCGACGGGCTGACCCGGGGGAAAGAACAGCCGGACGGCGCAATAGGATATCCCATTGTGCCCAATCGCTGGCTGGTCATCCGGTTATGGGAAAATGATGTTACGCATAAGGTAGCGTCCAGAGCGTTTTTGGTGCAGAGCGACCAATTGCTGGAGGATTGCAATGCGCAATGGTATAACGAATTCAGCAAAACTTATCCGTATCTATATGACGAAGGGCAGCCGTGGCGGTATCTGGGGCGCAGCTTTCCTTTAGAGGAAGAGGTGGTTGGGGGAGAGCCGGTACGATTAACGGCGGTAGGGCCCGGTACGCCGCATTTTGCCGCTTATTATCCGTTTTGCGAAAATGTATTCGGCTTCTGCGATACGCTTATAGAGCCCGGAGGGCAGCTTGCCGGTGTTAATCTTACCTATGTGGTTTGCGGATATTACCAGGATGTCAAGAATGATGAACAGGAACCGCTCAGTAATATAAAAAGCCTTGGGGAATGCGAGGCCATGTTCGGGTGGACGCTGCATATGGACCCGGAGCCGGAATTCCCGATGTCCATGTTATGTCATGGCATGATCTGCGATTTGCCTTGGATTGACGGCGCCACAAGATATGAGACGGGCGTCCCCTCCGATGTACCGCCCGGCCGGACGGTGATTGAGCCCAGGCTGGCGGTGGGCAATACCTCTGCGGAAGCGCTCGCGGCATTGCAGGACCCCGCCAAGCGGGCGGGCGGAACAGATGAACGGTTAATGCAGCTGCTCATGAACGATGAAATCTGGAAACTGGCTGCGGCGGACGGGGTGTTGGACGCGGAAATAGATTTGCACGGCAAAGAATTTGAGGTGGTTAAGCCTCAGGAGCTCCTGGACATTAAGAAAAAGGAAGGCAGAGACAATGCGGTGAGCCCCGGCCGGGAGGCAATGTCGCTGTTGGCTTCCATTAGAGCGCGGCAGCGGGAGCTGCGGCATAGGCAGGGAGAGTTGGAACAGCAGCGCCGAGCTGTTTATGAAATATGGTGCTATTACACCTTGGCTTATTTAAAACACAATCAAGCGGCAACAGGCAGTCTGGGACAAAAGATAAAAGACAGGATAGCGCTGATCGAACAGCTAAATACCGCCATTGAACGTACGGCAACCCTGATTGATCATGATAAAGCCCTGTTTCTGGCCATGCTGGGAGAGGATTATGAGACGGTCGATAAGCCGGACCAGCGTTTTTATGTGCCGAACAATCCGGTTCTGCTTATGTCGGACATTGACCGGTATTATGCCCATGGATTTGACGGGCGTTATGCGGAGGAGAATCTATTGGTGTGCCGGTGCTGTGCGCAAATTATCACCCGGATGCGCATCGGTCCCATTGAAGGTAAGCTTCCGGTTCCGGTCTTGGTGGAGCCGCGGGATTTTTTAGAAAAGGGCGCGATTACACTGCCGCATATAGGGGAGCTGATGGAAGAGGCTTTGCTGCTCAGCCTGTCCTTCACCAGGCTGCTGGCGGAGCAGGTTTGTCAAGCCGCGGGAATTACCGATCCGGAGACGAAAAAGTATATTGAAGAAACAATCCGCGCCATGCAAGTGAGCGGTCAGGGTTATGATGGAGCGGTTCCCTCCAAGGTCGCCGTCAACTATTACAAAGCGGGATGGTACCCGCTTTTCCTGGAATGGGAGGTATCCTTTTATCCGGATGAGGATATCTTATGCGCCGCGCCGGATTTCCAAAACTGGGCATTCGACGCGGTGGATTATCGCTGTATTGCCGGGGAGCGCATCATCCAAAGCGGCAGGGAACGGACGCTGGACGGGAGAATGCTGATTACTCCGCACGCGGCGGGGCAGTTATCCTATCAGATCAGGCAGGGAATGAAAGGCAGTGAAGCTTTAAGTCAGAGGGCGGAGAGCCTGAATATTCTCTCCCAGGCCATCAGCGGGCTGAATGAAGAGTTTTTGATGCGTAAGCAGAGAATTCCGATGGCGTTATATGCTTC
This genomic interval from Desulfoscipio sp. XC116 contains the following:
- a CDS encoding DUF6603 domain-containing protein — encoded protein: MGDDKDFGFGLFGEFSINKIPFIFSYIASSPSTLRAHGGHTAKKKVMAGKWVNQDEHTLSLLSVGESFNQGNLKLEIPDVFDDWPFVLDSIGLSYNFGEHQLTLEIKVREYGALTISTGGGDVRTYAFGLELENAFFYLRRLPVIGSYLSGEDGVGIKTFDVEFKPGNYIKIGSLAKLVIQNNAYDLDISYQYDLPHKNYLFQEEEKKQSSVHWLNFQKELGFLSFHRIGFSLEGHKIYLYLDVSFFLSVITVDVLGLNIGIPMDKKESFSFGLQGLALSLSKPPLYLAGGLYISKDGDMQVYSGMIQIRCDKFGLAALGLYGQAPNGDTTLFIYGLISIPLGGPPYFYIKGLAGGFGFNREIILPSDVAKVREFPFVAIALGNETKLKKGDTPGEVLKKMQQQIIYKKSQYFVTVGVSFASFGVIESFILLNIQFGARFEASILGISSLALPPKVSPVNPIGYAELAVKAVLAPDDGEFSIMAALTSESYLFDKNCKLTGGFAAAFWWKGDYAGDFVITVGGYHPEFVNKHYPKIDRVGINWKIDDHLSLKGGAYFALTPSCIMAGGELSITYEWGKLKAWVYARADFLLQWKPFHYDIAIGASIGASYRVDFLFVHHTFTIELGADMHIWGPDFQGVVHIKWFIISFTITFGKQQGDYKQTIDWTEFHDSFLPQKEHKAALPGNDAGDEGLRLIDIKVTGGLLKELPEKKSNLVSAHYLRLEIHTGLPCTDVLVNNATKRAYTNGLGIVPMGIAGYTSCLNITLCREGETDGVPVEAEVVTGNIPSALWGTAKPDKNSGLIAGVPMGAVLSCPANSPEGILPPDGKLYKMRTLTQNEYLEIQGFQWTTPLPAEGKKYDEQQAFTILASTICAGSEVRKQLLDALSGVFSVRREHQNNIKRWAEHAGDILLARPVLKTTGDWHTETPQNREV
- a CDS encoding Hint domain-containing protein, which produces MMTKADALKLAVLDETKRHNGSLKLNPQNQQHFDYLVEILGGTDKIKKKAPGVYALLQKQSKEGLKDGSPGKLNGLYDSVKVRNMVFYGRDANELRDEPVQFRIDSDVSASYVAPKEGIIVNIDVFDEDGRPIFNDIADVDQPVDNVYSAAFPCAIARELPEEGKTYQVMATFIAAGQASNGRTLLQSQTSYLSQVYIAKQDSFVDAFKTVSPILKRDVSKDSPEYRDLVKDKIVVAYQRSSVIKNWDYSTDQDLITGSGDDEKIQVWLPVEFSFSVKGDYFIGRKGADGKPDPQAGYLDKETGFRLEIERLDGKGGVVHNFCNFEDIKQTVEEFDKDGYPRKVSWKMPELWHDVLLRQGLVNRFTGADIYSCFHMQVSAKKKDLDVVTTLIMESMKVTPTPTTLQSKALYIQWGCLDGDTMICLAGGSQKRIKDIQLGDLVYSMDKAPAKVINIYSGTDNSIYRLTTESGKTVLASKTHPLFIDGEMKKACDVRIGDRILTRDGYETVMTVHINAKYRKKVYNLVFEKETAFFGNDIVVGDFAAQQRLERVLSCQEEKPEFSEATVGLYKEMKLLAQREQEIVYAGCAVPESYGLHYFAVKTIALLAGFAEGDAQRIAEYSQFTGDQAAEGSISVSEIPEELQDICTRQGDHWDVPVYPTAMKDWNDLNEVRKKTVQEKILTPFHYYAPDVKAAGEDDPGYRVVFNPARLQKSMREVVKAYQKAVSGQDADLQKACLMKLGMLMHILCDTYLHQNLCGIDNWRNNLTLIKANSDVSYADLTGRYKWADGSGVTPAGHTQVKYVCNDSWVNYIYGYPLKKEDKKPYTATFTCRNDSGLLTACKVVYGILLDCLNRGPVDEGYWSSTVSPVLFDGFHQETRNFNQLVSTWTNRYPAGNYQYDGAEIFDRLKNGDPGQPEDPEKHYELFQYTLFVSQLLKTSAQSLAAESKSSIKLLKAKEKDGKYVIKPKKKKYTMEVKGSLPFLSTGLSSLTLELYDMQTSRVIQTAVHSGKGNSVTTGLELDKDMVSPEAVYLLRAAFDYADKKNNAHSETQDFNIVFQQYPSGHTVNKGKTEGAG